A part of Neovison vison isolate M4711 chromosome 8, ASM_NN_V1, whole genome shotgun sequence genomic DNA contains:
- the FNDC11 gene encoding fibronectin type III domain-containing protein 11, with protein sequence MSFRVPGPGLGKMKLDSAQSSLDQEEAEEAEDRQLLEPAAWRAYMERRTALREFLTSDLSPHLLRRHHGRMELLQKCSFHIEILPKHLALGDQNPLVLPSTMLQLIDPWKFQRMKKVGTAQTKIQLLLLGDLLEQLDRGRAELGALLESPDPRPFLAGWGLVARRLAELSAVMDSFLAMMVPGRLHMKHRLVSDIGATKIPHIRLMLSTKMPVMFDRKGSVAHQDWASLRWFVTIQPAAPEQFELRFKLLDPRTQQESAQCGTIPVAACAFDIHNLLPNRSYRFTVKRAESYTLVYEPWRDSLTLQTRPGPPEGPSPSRLGKPGLPLTTLSER encoded by the coding sequence ATGAGCTTCCGGGTGCCGGGCCCGGGCCTGGGCAAGATGAAGCTGGACAGTGCGCAGTCCTCCCTGGACCAGGAGGAGGCCGAGGAGGCGGAGGACCGGCAGCTGCTGGAGCCGGCGGCCTGGCGAGCCTACATGGAGCGCCGCACCGCGCTGCGCGAGTTCCTGACCTCGGACCTGAGCCCGCACCTGCTCAGGCGCCACCACGGGCGCATGGAGCTGCTCCAGAAGTGCTCCTTCCACATCGAGATCCTCCCCAAGCACCTGGCCCTGGGCGACCAGAACCCCCTGGTGCTGCCCAGTACCATGCTCCAGCTCATCGACCCCTGGAAGTTCCAGCGCATGAAGAAGGTGGGCACCGCCCAGACCAAGATCCAGCTCCTGCTGCTCGGGGACCTGCTGGAGCAGCTGGACCGGGGCCGCGCCGAGCTGGGCGCCCTGCTGGAGTCGCCCGACCCGCGACCCTTCCTGGCGGGCTGGGGGCTGGTGGCGCGGAGGCTGGCGGAGCTGTCGGCCGTCATGGACAGCTTCCTGGCCATGATGGTGCCCGGGCGCCTGCACATGAAGCACCGCCTGGTGTCCGACATCGGCGCCACCAAGATCCCGCACATCCGGCTGATGCTGAGCACCAAGATGCCCGTCATGTTCGACCGCAAGGGGTCGGTGGCCCACCAGGACTGGGCCAGCCTGCGCTGGTTTGTCACCATCCAGCCGGCGGCCCCTGAGCAGTTTGAGCTGCGCTTCAAGCTGCTGGACCCGCGGACGCAGCAGGAGTCCGCGCAGTGCGGCACCATCCCCGTGGCGGCCTGTGCCTTCGACATCCACAATCTGCTGCCCAACCGCTCCTACAGGTTCACGGTCAAGAGAGCAGAGAGCTACACGCTGGTGTACGAGCCGTGGCGAGACAGCCTCACCCTGCAGACGAGGCCGGGGCCCCCAGAAGGGCCCAGCCCTAGTCGGCTAGGCAAGCCAGGCCTGCCCCTGACCACACTTTCTGAGAgatga
- the HELZ2 gene encoding helicase with zinc finger domain 2 has protein sequence MLSPGSGSSPTSPMATKEQSLARLCAQVDLHLGCPHCTQRLNESTYVLRRTEHHCPREILLARFRGATKSRVWRKVARRPSFPRPARYDVCWYYSPGLGCRRHGNQCTFARSPEEALVWNFERESNVGRLWLKTELQGGGAQGAQHSPADAIRAEHGGHFQLLCSHCFRSCPPRLCPMDAQGHCPEHGACPSLLAHVSAEGRRKQQVVEVRPQPQYGQPLAYCMYVGRGRPCRHGASRCQYAHSAVEMAVWEAEQLGGLQRRDLLSPTAPREDECAAPCGQPPSVRLYCRACLVTCPSQEAFENHCSSLEHAQMVALDPAELWEHRSPPTGLSAFELCPKPDLCEYGDACTKAHSEPELQEWVRRAQGLELREQAAWQEGLVSYQARLLAEYQRSPSEVLVLAETVDDVSVTCNQPLVHQAPEKKTQHSWVFDIRSEEPLLHVALLKQELGADFSLVAPRLLPGQLYAKGARFRVRSAPARFRVEVHVQGASFGCFEQWVVFDFGRRPALLRKLGLLLGQVRCPGPRGRPACGHAEELERWHTGNRHVVPGVERTAEQVALVAKYKAPALALDFSPGGSASGPMSCADYRPRVHQFLYEEEAAQQRLVARLNFRGPVALRTALETPALGTLFAPPGALYAEVPTPSARTPDSDEGFLLGRAVSTALVAPVPARDRTVFEARLETRASSERAVWLLLPARCCGALGLRPDTGPFLEVQFQIDPLTFRFWHQAVDALPDVRLVVPDLPTCSLPRPLPAPPAMRGNHKQKLAVALIAGSSSGGVRPTAPLLIYGPFGTGKTYTLAMASLEVIRQPHTRVLICTHTNSAADIYIEEHFHRYVSSGHPEATPLRVMFTDRPPSQTDAATLRYCLLTGDRRAFRAPTRAELEQHRIVVATASQARELRVPSGFFSHILIDEAAQMLECEALTPLRYAGPGTRLVLAGDHRQVTPRLFSVPGAQAAGHTLLCRLFWHYQSEAHAVARHSRLVFHENYRCTEAILHFVSRHFYLAEGSPIHASGRVPRHPTHYPLMFCHVAGNPERDLSRASWLNVAEIAQVVEKVQEIYQSWPPCWGSREQRHICAVSHGAQVGALRQELRKRDLGQVSVGSFEILPGREFRAVVLSTVHSRSSLLSCGAPALGFFTDARVLNTVMTRAQSQVVAVGNAVALCSFGACSKLWKSFIRECVKHRSVWPESLSLEHIEQSAVQSRRQHWALHAERSVAAVAQDTVPEEGIAGALATEHVATDKVAPGAEGRTSPSKTLAAGDEATQSIEAGDAALVSVAGGCRVVRETAMVPPEAEDMTSAGKSSVGDVAPGKAVAGLPASEDGDPEDLEDSELDFWPSDTELNADDSILQELLDEARNLAVTVREDGLLDAVARPESPQQARQYRSLPRAALRKLLSLEPELYRPCAFVQETFERALAVPLDDADGGPIHIRGRLHCGMAFSGDEVLVEVLGADRGPSGRPQGRVVGVLKRKRRELVFVCRTDEWDPRIMTPIDGSVTKIFVAELKDPLQVPVHCVQQGRVRRVGFERLPAEARSSRLFLVRVVLWRPRFYYPLGIILEVLPEATTWEQSLRILDLEHGLRAPGPEPASVSKALQKYRAELSRAPDRRKDCRGFLTFTVDPQGACYLDDALSVRDLGSRYEVAVHIADVASAVPRDGPLDLEARRRGVTFYAPDREPQPMLPASLCQDALSLLPGQDRLAVSLFLTVEKGSDQLKGLHIAPSVIRSDRQLSYEEAEHVIRRHPGAGGELPSLLDSVDACVVAACHFSRVLRRARLGTDAHYEQPSEDGVLGFRAAHTMVKEYMIQFNRLVAELLVSSECTRTATPLRWQPAPSERQLAALGEKHGELVPLSLHLRRHLQGCGSPGRQLDLLASLWRHLQHAVRAGDRNLLADLITTDDVHPSLAPVGLDLRKALGRSVCGRSRQGEQQAAGHYALRVDWYTWATSPIRRYLDVVLQRQVLLALGHGGAPYSARDIDGLCQEFSLQHARAQAYQRQARSLHLAARLRVQPRGKLGIVAGVETGARGFKLLFPTNPETLPDPCPVQYRALQLAEHPRDLAGRPGLRLEWRRRIYSVWAEGPRSPQPGALLDPHTRRVDAARWEQLLELVQAERWPEAAALVQELGTAEPPPRELGRVRHSRCGHFVEVSRELGRGDVLQVQLGACAQRGFLVPSLQLCTVAPGLTLCLQHVERPGECFLDQAPRPAQDQCLDEGEYARVWGPFCSLESAAGAVSEGDSITLQHVRVSWDTKQVAQGRLRGSFCLEPSFLSEHGIDLGFGHCYLCIRLEGLPAMPVAGEPHPPAGPGRPPLLSIDPDTYTWVAHGLTRHWDQKEGQADWQETSRQVYFFIQHMPMEKVPEEVLRSGTRFTIEVLPKQLPDIRKEEAVSRLDRASPLVVSIALGRPIPPPCRLAPEQTLHRGTYSRLLEKRMFDLPGGCHTLNSSQNRAVRAALQKPFTVIQGPPGTGKTVVGFHIVFWFHKANEEQVMAWGAPREEELLGGPCILYCGPSNKSVDVLAGLLLSRRAELKPLRVYSEQAEATEFPGPSVGSSGPPRKTPREGRPNQSLRSITLHHRVRQASNPYAADIRGFDARVQKGEVFSKDDLNRYKQVLGKARKFELARHRVVLCTCSCAASASLRRLAVRQVLVDEAGMATEPETLIPLVAFSGVEKVVLLGDHKQLRPVVRSEQLQNLGLDRSLFERYHADACLLDTQYRMHADICAFPSTEFYKKKLKTWPGLKRPPSVLGHAGKESCSVLFGHVQGHEQSLLVSTDEGNENSKANPEEVAEVVRIAKQLTLGRTVDPKDVAILTPYNAQAAEIGKRLGQEGVTGVSVCSITKSQGSEWRYVLVSTVRTCPESDLDQRPTKSWLKRFLGFVVDPNQVNVAITRAKEGLCFIGDHRLLRCCPLWRRFLDFCEDQQSLVPASQVRVQRRPALSP, from the exons ATGCTGTCCCCAGGGTCTGGTTCGTCACCCACCAGCCCCATGGCCACCAAGGAGCAGTCTCTGGCCAGGCTGTGTGCCCAGGTGGACCTGCACCTGGGCTGCCCTCACTGTACTCAGCGCCTGAATGAGAGCACGTACGTGCTGCGCCGGACAGAGCACCACTGTCCGCGAGAGATCCTGCTGGCCCGCTTCAGGGGAGCCACCAAGAGCAGGGTGTGGCGCAAGGTGGCCCGTCGGCCCAGCTTCCCGCGGCCTGCCCGCTATGACGTCTGCTGGTACTACAGCCCGGGGCTCGGCTGCCGGCGGCACGGCAACCAGTGCACCTTTGCCCGCAGCCCGGAGGAGGCCCTGGTCTGGAACTTCGAGCGGGAGTCCAATGTCGGGCGTCTGTGGCTCAAGACTGAGCTGCAGGGTGGGGGTGCCCAGGGGGCGCAGCACAGCCCCGCGGACGCCATCCGCGCCGAGCATGGCGGTCACTTCCAGCTGCTCTGCTCTCACTGCTTCCGGAGCTGTCCTCCACGCCTCTGTCCCATGGACgcccagggccactgccccgAGCACGGGGCCTGCCCTTCACTCCTGGCTCACGTGAGCGCCGAGGGCCGCCGCAAGCAGCAGGTAGTGGAGGTGCGGCCGCAGCCCCAGTACGGCCAGCCGCTGGCCTACTGCATGTACGTGGGGCGCGGGCGGCCGTGCCGGCACGGGGCCTCCCGCTGCCAGTACGCACACAGCGCGGTGGAGATGGCCGTGTGGGAGGCCGAGCAGCTGGGGGGGCTCCAGCGGCGGGACCTGCTCTCGCCCACTGCCCCCCGAGAGGACGAATGTGCAGCTCCCTGCGGCCAGCCTCCCAGCGTCCGGCTGTACTGCCGTGCCTGCCTGGTCACCTGCCCCTCCCAGGAGGCCTTCGAGAACCACTGCTCATCCCTGGAGCACGCACAGATGGTGGCCTTGGACCCGGCCGAGCTCTGGGAGCACCGCAGCCCACCCACGGGGCTCTCTGCGTTTGAGCTCTGCCCCAA ACCCGACCTCTGTGAGTACGGGGACGCCTGCACCAAGGCGCACTCCGAGCCAGAGCTGCAGGAGTGGGTGCGGCGGGCGCAGGGCCTGGAGCTGAGGGAGCAGGCCGCCTGGCAGGAGGGGCTGGTGTCTTACCAGGCCCGGCTGCTGGCTGAGTACCAGCGAAGTCCAAGTGAGGTCCTGGTG CTGGCGGAGACTGTGGACGACGTGTCCGTCACATGCAACCAGCCCTTGGTGCATCAGGCCCCCGAGAAGAAGACTCAGCACAGCTGGGTATTTGACATCCGCTCTGAG GAACCCCTGCTGCACGTGGCCCTGCTCAAGCAGGAGCTGGGAGCAGACTTCTCGCTGGTGGCCCCCCGCCTCCTGCCGGGCCAGCTCTACGCGAAGGGGGCGCGCTTCCGAGTGCGCTCCGCCCCAGCCAGGTTCCGGGTGGAGGTACACGTGCAGGGCGCCTCCTTCGGCTGCTTCGAGCAGTGGGTGGTTTTCGACTTCGGCCGCCGGCCCGCCCTGCTGCGGAagctggggctgctgctgggcCAGGTGCGCTGCCCGGGGCCGCGGGGCAGGCCGGCGTGCGGCCACGCCGAGGAGCTGGAGCGCTGGCACACGGGCAACCGCCACGTCGTGCCCGGTGTGGAGCGGACGGCCGAGCAGGTGGCCCTGGTGGCCAAGTACAAGGCGCCCGCCCTGGCGCTGGACTTCTCTCCCGGGGGCTCCGCCTCAGGCCCCATGTCCTGTGCCGACTACCGCCCAAGGGTGCACCAGTTTCTCTATGAGGAGGAGGCGGCTCAGCAGCGGCTGGTGGCCAG GCTGAACTTCCGGGGCCCGGTGGCCCTGCGGACGGCCCTGGAGACGCCGGCCCTGGGTACGCTCTTCGCGCCACCGGGGGCCCTCTACGCCGAGGTCCCCACACCCTCCGCGCGGACGCCGGACTCGGACGAGGGCTTTCTGCTGGGCCGGGCGGTCAGCACGGCCCTGGTGGCCCCCGTCCCCGCACGCGACCGCACCGTGTTTGAGGCGCGGCTGGAGACACGGGCGAGCTCGGAGCGGGCGGTGTGGCTGCTGCTGCCGGCCCGCTGCTGCGGGGCCCTGGGGCTGCGGCCCGACACCGGCCCCTTCCTTGAGGTGCAGTTCCAGATCGACCCGCTGACCTTCCGCTTCTGGCACCAGGCGGTAGACGCGCTGCCAGACGTGCGGCTGGTGGTGCCGGACCTGCCGACCTGCTCCTTGCCCCGGCCTCTGCCCGCGCCCCCCGCGATGCGCGGCAACCACAAGCAGAAGCTGGCCGTGGCGCTTATTGCGGGCAGTAGCTCGGGGGGCGTCCGGCCCACGGCCCCCCTGCTCATCTACGGCCCCTTTGGCACAGGCAAGACCTACACGCTGGCCATGGCCTCCCTGGAGGTCATCCGGCAGCCCCACACCAGGGTGCTCATCTGCACGCACACCAACAG CGCGGCCGACATCTACATCGAGGAGCACTTCCACCGCTACGTGAGCAGTGGCCACCCTGAGGCTACTCCACTCCGGGTGATGTTCACGGACCGCCCGCCCAGCCAGACGGACGCGGCCACGCTGCGCTACTGCCTCCTGACCGGGGACCGCCGGGCCTTCCGCGCCCCGACACGGGCCGAGCTGGAGCAGCACCGCATCGTGGTGGCCACGGCGTCCCAGGCGCGCGAGCTCAGGGTGCCCAGCGGGTTCTTCTCGCACATCCTCATCGACGAGGCCGCCCAGATGCTGGAGTGCGAGGCGCTCACCCCGCTGCGCTACGCCGGGCCCGGCACGCGCCTGGTGCTGGCGGGGGACCACCGGCAGGTCACGCCCAGGCTCTTCAGCGTGCCGGGCGCCCAGGCCGCGGGCCACACCCTGCTCTGCCGCCTCTTCTGGCACTACCAGAGCGAGGCCCACGCCGTGGCGCGGCACAGCCGGCTCGTCTTCCACGAGAACTACCGCTGCACCGAGGCCATCCTTCACTTCGTCTCGCGGCACTTCTACCTGGCCGAGGGCAGCCCCATCCACGCCAGCGGCCGGGTCCCCCGCCACCCCACGCACTACCCTCTCATGTTCTGCCACGTGGCGGGCAACCCCGAGCGGGACCTGTCACGCGCGTCCTGGCTGAACGTGGCGGAGATCGCGCAGGTCGTGGAGAAGGTGCAGGAGATCTACCAGAGCTGGCCCCCCTGCTGGGGCAGCCGCGAGCAGAGGCACATCTGTGCCGTGTCCCACGGCGCCCAG GTGGGCGCGCTAAGGCAGGAGCTGAGGAAGAGGGACCTGGGCCAGGTGTCTGTGGGCAGCTTTGAGATCCTGCCAG ggCGGGAGTTCCGGGCTGTGGTGCTGAGCACCGTGCACAGCCGCAGCAGCCTGCTGAGCTGCGGGGCGCCCGCCCTGGGCTTCTTCACTGACGCCCGCGTGCTCAACACCGTCATGACGCGCGCCCAGTCCCAGGTGGTGGCTGTGGGCAACGCCGTGGCCCTCTGCTCCTTCGGGGCCTGTAGCAAGCTCTGGAAGAGCTTCATCCGTGAGTGCGTGAAGCACCGCAGCGTCTGGCCCGAGAGCCTGTCCCTGGAGCACATCGAGCAGAGCGCGGtgcagagcaggaggcagcacTGGGCCCTCCACGCAGAGAGATCTGTGGCTGCCGTGGCCCAGGACACTGTCCCGGAAGAGGGCATAGCAGGGGCTCTAGCCACAGAGCACGTGGCCACGGACAAGGTGGCACCAGGGGCTGAAGGGAGAACATCCCCTTCCAAGACCTTGGCAGCGGGAGACGAGGCCACACAGAGCATAGAGGCTGGGGACGCAGCCCTGGTGTCTGTGGCAGGGGGCTGCCGGGTGGTGAGGGAGACCGCCATGGTGCCCCCAGAGGCTGAGGACATGACCTCAGCTGGGAAATCGTCGGTGGGGGACGTGGCCCCGGGGAAGGCAGTGGCCGGGCTGCCGGCCTCGGAAGATGGGGACCCCGAGGACCTCGAGGACTCTGAGTTGGACTTCTGGCCCTCCGACACGGAGCTCAACGCAGACGACTCCATCCTGCAGGAGCTCCTGGATGAAGCCCGAAACTTGGCGGTGACCGTCCGGGAAGACGGGCTGCTGGACGCTGTCGCCCGGCCCGAGTCCCCACAGCAGGCCCGGCAGTACAGGAGCCTGCCGCGGGCCGCGCTGCGGAagctgctgagcttggagcctgagcTGTACCGCCCCTGCGCCTTTGTGCAGGAGACCTTCGAGCGGGCGCTGGCCGTCCCACTGGACGACGCGGACGGCGGCCCCATCCACATCAGGGGCCGCCTGCACTGTGGGATGGCCTTCAGCGGGGACGAGGTGCTGGTGGAGGTCCTGGGCGCAGACAGAGGCCCCTCGGGGAGGCCGCAGGGCCGCGTGGTGGGCGTGCTGAAGAGGAAGCGGCGGGAGCTGGTGTTCGTGTGCCGCACGGACGAGTGGGACCCTCGCATCATGACCCCCATCGACGGCTCCGTGACCAAGATCTTCGTGGCCGAGCTGAAGGACCCGCTGCAGGTTCCCGTGCACTGCGTCCAGCAGGGCCGTGTGCGGCGTGTAGGGTTCGAGCGGCTCCCCGCCGAGGCCCGCAGCAGCCGACTCTTCTTGGTGCGTGTTGTCCTGTGGCGACCCCGCTTCTACTACCCCCTGGGCATCATCCTGGAGGTGCTACCTGAGGCTACCACCTGGGAGCAGAGCCTCCGCATCCTGGACCTGGAGCACGGCCTGAGGGCGCCGGGGCCAGAGCCAGCCTCCGTCAGCAAGGCGCTGCAGAAGTACCGGGCAGAGCTCAGTCGGGCGCCCGACCGCCGGAAGGACTGCCGTGGCTTTCTGACCTTCACCGTGGACCCCCAGGGTGCCTGCTACCTGGACGATGCCCTCAGCGTCCGAGATCTAGGCTCCAGGTACGAGGTGGCCGTGCACATCGCCGACGTGGCCAGCGCTGTCCCCAGGGACGGGCCTCTGGACCTGGAGGCCCGAAGACGGGGCGTGACATTCTACGCCCCTGACCGGGAGCCGCAGCCCATGCTGCCGGCCAGCCTCTGCCAGGACGCGCTCAGCCTCCTGCCGGGCCAGGATCGCTTggctgtctccctcttcctcacggTCGAGAAGGGCAGCGACCAGCTCAAAGGCCTGCACATCGCGCCCTCGGTGATCCGCTCTGACCGCCAGCTGTCCTACGAGGAGGCCGAGCACGTCATCAGGCGGCACCCGGGCGCCGGCGGGGAGCTGCCCAGCCTCTTGGACTCTGTGGACGCCTGTGTCGTGGCCGCCTGCCACTTCTCCCGGGTCCTGCGCCGAGCCCGCTTGGGGACCGACGCACACTACGAGCAGCCCAGCGAGGACGGCGTGCTGGGCTTCCGCGCGGCCCACACCATGGTCAAGGAGTACATGATCCAGTTCAACAGGCTGGTGGCCGAGCTCCTCGTGAGCAGCGAGTGCACGCGGACGGCCACGCCGCTGCGGTGGCAGCCCGCGCCCAGTGAGCGCCAGCTCGCGGCACTGGGGGAGAAGCACGGGGAGCTGGTGCCCCTTTCCCTGCACCTGCGCCGCCACCTGCAGGGTTGTGGGTCTCCAGGCCGACAGCTCGACCTCCTGGCCTCCCTGTGGAGGCACCTGCAGCACGCCGTCCGTGCCGGGGACCGCAATCTGCTGGCGGACCTCATCACCACCGACGACGTGCACCCCTCCCTGGCTCCCGTGGGCCTCGACCTCCGCAAGGCCCTGGGCCGCTCTGTGTGTGGCCGCTCCCGCCAGGGCGAGCAGCAGGCGGCGGGGCACTACGCGCTGCGGGTGGACTGGTACACGTGGGCCACCTCACCCATCCGCAGGTACCTGGACGTGGTACTGCAGCGGCAGGTCCTGCTGGCGCTGGGCCACGGGGGCGCCCCCTACTCCGCCAGGGACATCGATGGGCTGTGCCAGGAGTTCAGCCTCCAGCACGCGCGCGCCCAGGCCTATCAGCGCCAGGCCCGAAGCCTGCATCTGGCCGCGCGGCTCCGGGTCCAGCCCCGGGGCAAGCTGGGCATCGTGGCGGGCGTGGAGACGGGCGCCCGCGGCTTCAAGCTGCTCTTCCCCACCAACCCCGAGACGCTGCCTGACCCCTGCCCTGTGCAGTACCGCGCCCTGCAGCTGGCCGAGCACCCCAGGGACCTGGCCGGGCGGCCGGGCCTGCGGCTGGAATGGCGACGCCGAATCTACTCGGTGTGGGCGGAGGGGCCGCGCTCCCCGCAGCCCGGCGCCCTGCTGGACCCCCACACCCGGCGGGTGGACGCCGCCCGGTGGGAGCAGCTGCTGGAGCTCGTGCAGGCGGAGCGGTGGCCTGAGGCGGCGGCCCTGGTGCAGGAGCTGGGCACGGCGGAGCCCCCGCCCCGGGAGCTGGGCCGCGTGAGGCACAGCCGCTGCGGCCACTTCGTGGAGGTGTCCCGGGAGCTGGGCCGCGGGGACGTGCTGCAGGTTCAGCTCGGTGCCTGCGCGCAGCGGGGCTTCCTGGTGCCAAGCCTGCAGCTCTGCACCGTGGCGCCGggcctcaccctctgcctgcagcaCGTCGAGCGGCCTGGTGAGTGCTTCCTGGACCAGGCGCCCCGGCCGGCGCAGGACCAGTGTCTCGATGAGGGCGAGTACGCCCGCGTGTGGGGGCCGTTCTGCTCCCTGGAGTCGGCCGCAGGCGCCGTCTCGGAGGGGGACTCCATCACGCTGCAGCACGTCAGGGTGTCCTGGGACACAAAGCAGGTGGCGCAGGGGCGGCTGCGCGGCTCCTTCTGCCTGGAGCCGTCCTTCCTCAGCGAGCACGGCATCGACCTCGGCTTCGGCCACTGCTACCTCTGCATCCGGCTCGAGGGGCTGCCGGCCATGCCCGTTGCAGGGGAGCCACACCCCCCAGCTGGCCCCGGCCGGCCTCCCCTCCTGAGCATCGACCCTGACACGTACACTTGGGTGGCCCATGGGCTGACGAGACACTGGGACCAGAAGGAGGGCCAGGCCGACTGGCAGGAGACCTCCAGGCAGGTGTACTTCTTCATCCAGCACATGCCCATGGAGAAAGTTCCAGAAGAGGTGCTGAGATCGGGCACCCGATTCACTATTGAGGTGCTGCCCAAGCAGCTTCCTGACAT TCGCAAGGAAGAAGCCGTGAGCAGGTTGGACCGTGCGTCCCCGCTGGTGGTCAGCATTGCCTTGGGCCGGCCCATCCCTCCGCCCTGCCGCCTTGCTCCTGAGCAGACCCTCCACAGAG GGACATACAGCAGGCTCCTGGAGAAACGCATGTTCGACCTCCCCGGAGGCTGCCACACGCTGAACTCCAGCCAGAACCGGGCTGTCAGGGCAGCCCTGCAGAAGCCGTTCACAGTGATCCAGGGCCCGCCAG GCACAGGGAAGACGGTGGTGGGTTTCCACATCGTGTTCTGGTTTCACAAGGCAAATGAGGAGCAGGTGATGGCCTGGGGCGCCCCCAGGGAGGAGGAGCTGCTGGGGGGCCCGTGCATCTTGTATTGCGGTCCCTCTAACAAGTCAGTGGACGTCCTGGCAG GACTGCTGCTGAGCAGGAGGGCAGAGCTGAAGCCGCTGCGGGTGTACAGTGAGCAGGCCGAGGCCACCGAATTCCCGGGGCCCAGTGTGGGCAGCAGCGGCCCGCCCAGGAAGACCCCTCGGGAGGGGAGGCCCAACCAGAGCCTCAG gagcATCACCCTGCACCACAGGGTCCGGCAGGCCTCCAACCCCTATGCGGCGGACATCAGGGGGTTCGACGCTCGGGTGCAGAAAGGGGAGGTCTTTTCCAAGGACGACCTCAACCG GTACAAGCAGGTGCTGGGGAAGGCACGGAAGTTCGAGCTGGCGCGGCACAGGGTCGTCTTGTGTACGTGCTCGTGTGCGGCCTCGGCCAGCCTCAGGAGGCTGGCTGTGCGGCAGGTCCTCGTGGACGAAGCAGGCATGGCCACGGAGCCCGAGACCCTCATCCCGCTGGTGGCCTTCTCAGGGGTGGAGAAG GTGGTTCTTCTGGGGGACCACAAGCAACTGCGGCCTGTGGTCAGGAGTGAGCAGCTGCAGAATCTGGGGCTGGACCGGTCTCTCTTCGAGAGGTATCACGCAGATGCCTGCCTGCTGGACACACAGTATCGCATG CACGCGGACATCTGCGCCTTCCCCTCCACGGAGTTCTACAAGAAGAAGCTGAAGACCTGGCCGGGCCTGAAGCGGCCGCCCAGCGTCCTGGGCCACGCTGGCAAGGAGAGCTGCTCTGTCCTCTTTGGCCATGTGCAGGGCCATGAGCAGAGCCTACTGGTGTCCACAgatgaagggaatgaaaactcCAAGGCCAACCCGGAGGAGGTGGCCGAGGTG GTCCGCATTGCTAAGCAGCTGACCCTGGGTAGGACCGTGGACCCCAAGGACGTAGCCATTCTCACGCCCTACAATGCTCAGGCTGCGGAGATCGGCAAGAGGCTTGGGCAAGAGGGTGTCACCGGAGTGAGCGTGTGCTCCATCACCAAGAGCCAGG GAAGCGAGTGGCGCTACGTGCTGGTGAGCACCGTGCGCACGTGCCCCGAGAGTGACCTGGACCAGCGGCCGACCAAGAGCTGGCTGAAGAGGTTCCTGGGCTTTGTGGTGGACCCCAATCAAGTGAACGTGGCCATCACCCGGGCCAAAGAGGGTCTCTGCTTCATTG GGGACCACCGCCTCCTGCGTTGTTGCCCTCTCTGGCGGAGATTCCTGGACTTCTGTGAGGACCAGCAGAGCCTCGTGCCCGCCAGCCAGGTGCGCGTTCAGAGGAGGCCTGCCCTGTCTCCCTGA